The region GGGTTGAGTAAGTGTTATATTGACGTATTACAAGTAGAGATggtcatattttttatgttatagttttttatgcCATTGTTGCGTTTGGTCATAGTTTAATGATGTTATTgaagtaattatatataatcttagttgcaatatgtatatatttcatGTATGTTTTCGTTTTCATTGTAGATTATAGTAATATATTGGTGTAGTATGATTAAGGAGGTTAAAATCCTAATAACAGATGTTAAAGAtgttataattatgtatttaataaattaataatattagattGATATGGTTATTAGTATTTTAGAGTTTAATgataagtaatattttataaaattttgattaatgaGATAGTGGTGAGAATTATGGTGGTGAAACTGATCGTTTAGTAATCTTGGAGTTGTTGTATTTAATGTCTGTAGCATTGGTGCcctcttaataaaatttttgtgtgGTTATATTTTTAAGCCTGTAAGGTGTTTTTCCTTTTTAGTCTATGGGTGGTCcttgttttatatatgttatttgtGTTAGTGGTTAACGGCTTTTATTCTAATGTAGTTTTAGGTAGGAATTCCAAAAATTAGGGTTGCGAGGCGTAAAAGTTAGTGCCATCTTTATGAAATTATAGAGGGGATAATTATCTATATTGGTGGTCCTTGTAAAATTAACGTTAATTTTAGTTAGGGTTTAATGGGGGTGTATTCTTATGTAGTTTTAGGACAAGATTCCAAAAAATTGGGGTACGGAGTGCTTAAGTAAACGCCCACTTTATGAAACTATGGTGGGGTAATAATATGTGTAGATGATCCTTgtttaattaatgttaattttagtTGGGGTTTAATGGGGTGTATTGTTATGTAGGTTCAGGTAGAGATTCCAAAAAATTGGGGTACGGGGTGATTAAGTTAGTGCTGTCTTTATGATATTATGGTGTGGTAATCGTCTGTATGGGTGGTCcttgttaaatttatgttaatacGTGTTGGGGTTTCAAGGGAGTGTATTCTTTTGTAGTTATACGTGGGGATTCCCGGAGTTTCGGTTACAGGGTGTATAAGTTAGTGCTCCCTTTATGAAATTAtggtataaacatatattttataaaatatgtttataagaTACATAAGATACATCTCATGCGCACCCAAAGTATTGATATCTTTTGAAACATCTTAAGTACCTTTAAGGTCAACCTGTAACCTCCAAGTCGAAGCAGCGTACAAGTtggtaatatgttttttaattttcggaAAATATTTCTACCCTGGGCATAAGACACCCTatcgtttattaattttaacttgttttcaaagaagatttttagtttttgtcatccatataaaataaattcgtcagaataaattataaagttcaGAAGcatttagataattaaaaaaagtatttcaaagaATCCTTATTAAAATACATGCTTTTTCAAACCGTAAcgtttataagtatatataagcTCATGCAATTTAAGTATGCTGatgtcaaataagaatgttATTGTAGTAATAAGTCAAAGACGCAAGCGGTTCGGGTCATATATTCCGCATATATCGGTTAGGAGAAACGCGTGAAATTCCTAGTTAACGGGTGATGCGGAAGTTATCGGACAAAATAAAAACgtcaataacttatttataaataaaaaaacaaactactattatattttttttaaataaagcatttatcttttaataaaaatatattattttttatatgaaaaaacacCACCATCTGCAATTGATCTCAATTTTGCTCTGACGCCTTTCATATGCGACTGTAAAAAGCTTAAATCAATTTCTTGTAGTTTTAGTTTAATGCGATCAATCAAAACTTGCTCTGTTGAAGCTTGCCAATCTCCCTCGTAAACCTTCTGTGCCAAATGTCcccaaaaattttcaattggtTGTGCATGAGGCACATTTGGAGGATTAGATTCTTTATCAACGTAATAGACATATTGGTCCATCCAATTTAGAGAATCTTTAGAATAATGAGAACTTGCTAAATCTGgccaaaataaatagttaaagtCTCCATGATACTTGTGAATAAATGGAAGAAGTTGTTTTTCTAaacattcattaatatagattGATGAATTGATCGCTACAGCCTTGGAAGTGCGAAACAATGGCTCGGACATACCACGGTCAGATATGGCTATccacattaataatttttttggaaatttcaCATTTCCTATAAAACGAACACTTTCTGGGCAtgtctttttgttgtttgtGTAGTATCCCGAATTTCCAGGCATGTTGTCTCCtgcaaaacaaaagtatttttcgtCATCGATGACTAGAAGCGATTTTCTGTTATAGAGTTGGTTAACTAGTTTCCTGCTACTTTTCTT is a window of Hydra vulgaris chromosome 15, alternate assembly HydraT2T_AEP DNA encoding:
- the LOC136091953 gene encoding uncharacterized protein LOC136091953, with translation MRLNAAERESFRKRLKMFFVNKPNKKNKKIVNHFEKEGFARSTIYDNLKRLETVQSFSDRKHPGRPTSWTREKKADLTRLVNNRKGVSQRKIGIKFGVNQSTIGRQLKKMNIKYRKREKTPKYTIEQQIKAKKSSRKLVNQLYNRKSLLVIDDEKYFCFAGDNMPGNSGYYTNNKKTCPESVRFIGNVKFPKKLLMWIAISDRGMSEPLFRTSKAVAINSSIYINECLEKQLLPFIHKYHGDFNYLFWPDLASSHYSKDSLNWMDQYVYYVDKESNPPNVPHAQPIENFWGHLAQKVYEGDWQASTEQVLIDRIKLKLQEIDLSFLQSHMKGVRAKLRSIADGGVFSYKK